The bacterium genome contains the following window.
AGACAGCAATACGCTCTTGCTACGTTCCGAATTCTATACGGCTTATACACCGTATCAACCGGAAGTGGCACAAGGTACACTGCAGTGTATTTATGAATTTCAGTCGTTAATGACCCGTTTGACTGGGTTGCCTGTGTCAAATGCATCATTGTATGATGGTGGAACAGCGATTGCCGAGGCGATTCAGTTATTGCGTGCTTTCACAAAGAAAGACCGCATCGTTGTTTTGGGCGGTGTTAATCCGCTCTACCGGCAGGTTGTACAAACAATTATTGGCGCTTCAGATCCAGTTGTGATCGAAGTTCCGCTCACGAATGGCGTAACAAGCGTTGCAGAACTCGAAAAGCATTTAACACCCGATACCGCTTGTCTCGTGTTACAACAACCGAATTTCCTCGGGCAGTTGGAAGATGCTGCGGGACTAATCGCCGCTGCGAAGAAATTGAATATTCCATCCATCGTTTCGACGTACCCAGTTTCGCTCGGATTGTTAGAGGCACCTGGCAATTACGGTGCGGACATCGTGGTGGGGGAAGGACAATGCTTCGGACCCGGTTTGAACAGCGGTGGTCCCTATGTCGGGATTTTTGCCTGTAAGAAAGACTATGTGCGGCTCATGCCGGGACGGATTGCCGGTGTGACGATGGATGACCAGCAAAGGCGCGGTTTCGTGTTGACATTGCAGACCCGCGAGCAGCACATTCGCCGGGAAAAAGCAACTTCCAATATTTGTACCAACCAAGGTTTGATGATGCTTGCTGCTTTGTTTAACCTCTCGTTTTTAGGAAAAGAGGGAGTCAAGAAAGTTGCATACCTTAGTCATCAAAAGGCGTTGTACTTAAGCGGTGAATTGGCGAAAGTTGGATTGAAACCGGTTTACAACGGAGCATTTTTCAACGAGTTTGTCATTGCTCCGAAGTGTGGCGGCGTTAAATTCATCGAGGCGATGTTGGCAGATGGTTACTTAGCTGGTGTCGATTTAGGCAGGTTCGACAATCAGTTTGAAGGACAGGTCGCTGTTGCAGTCACTGAGTTACGTGATAAAGCGGAACTTGACGGCTATGTAGCCGCAGCCAAGAAGGTTTCCTAATCGTGGGGGCGTAATTCACAATACGCCCCCATCTCAATTGATCTTGTTCCCAATTCCTGAAAGGAGGGAAGTATGATCGGTGAAATCGGAGTCTTCGGTCTAATCGTTGTCGTGATTGGGATATTCCTGATTGCGAATATGATTCGGATTCTAAAGGAATATGAACGTGGGGTCATCTTCCGGCTGGGTCGTTTAATCGATATTAAGGGACCGGGATTAATCATCCTGATCCCGGTTATCGATCAAATCGTCAAAGTGGATTTGCGGGTGGTAACACTGGATGTGCCCCCGCAAGACATCATTACCCGGGATAATGTGTCGGTGCAAGTATCGGCTGTTATCTTCTTCCGGGTAATGGAACCGAAGAAGGCTGTTACTGAAGTTCAGAATTACCTTTTTGCGACCAGTCAGTTTAGTCAAACAACTTTGCGTTCGATTCTTGGACAAATGGAGTTGGATGACTTATTATCGGAACGTGAAAAGATTAACCTGCAATTGCAGGAAGTTATTGACCGTCATACCGGGCCATGGGGTATTAAAGTAACTGCGGTCGAAGTAAAACAAGTCGACTTGCCACAGGAAATGAAACGGGCGATGTCGGCTCAGGCGGAAGCGGAGCGGATGCGGCGAGCCAAGATCATTGCCGCCGACGGTGAATTCCAAGCATCGGCAAAGTTGGCGGAAGCTGCTACGGTGATATCGGTCGATCCAACCGCATTACAACTGCGCTATTTACAAACATTAACGGAAATCGCGGCGGAAAATAGTTCGACCATTATTTTCCCATTACCAATCGAGCTGTTCCGGGCATTTATGCCCTCGAATAAAGGATCATAACATTTGCCGTTATTAGATTCACGGACTCGAGCTATCGTAGGGGATTTCATCAGGAGTATTCTTCGGATGGTAATCCCCTTTTCGATTGCTATTGGACTTGCTTATTACTTCCTGATTGTGGCTCAACGTGAGGAACCATCCGGTTTTGTTCGAGTGATATCGGAGCCAACCGGTGCGTTAATCTTTCTCGATGGGGCGTCAACACAGTATCATACGGATACCGTTATACCGGCGGTGAAGCAAGGAAATCGCAAGGTAATGTTAGACCCAGCACATTGGAGAACCGATCCGATTTACTATTCGGTTGAGGTTAAACCCAATGATACGACAACTGTCAAGTTTGTCGCGACCCGAATTGAAACGACTGATCTAAAACAAATCTCAGAAGACACAAATTCGTTTAAGCCGGAGATGTCACAAATTGTTCCCAACTCGCGGACGCCCTCTAATCCGATGACGTCCCGTACCCCACGAACAATGCAAACAATGCAGCGGGTAGGAGCAATTCAAGTTGTGGCAAGTAAACCCGGAGCCGAGATTTTTCTCAATGGCTTATCAACCGGAAAAGAAACTCCAACGACATTGGAGCAACTGGATCCGGGGAGTTACGAAGTTTCGCTGAAGAAAGCTGGATTTCGTTCGTTACCGGAGAAACTGATGGTAACGGTTGATCCCGATGTCGGTTTGGCAGCAGCATACTTTGAATTGGTTTCCGAAAACTCCGAAGTTGAAATACAAACCCTAACAATACAAACGAATCCCACCGGACAATCAGTTTCGATAAATGGGAAGCGGTATGGACCAACACCGATTTCCGTGCAGTTGCCGTTAGGAAGATACCGGATCGAGTTAATTGCGGCAACCGGGTACGAGACACCACCCCCGCGCGATATCACCTTAACGAAACGAGAAGCGACAGTTTTGCAGATAGCATATCCGAAAATTTCCGGCGATGCATATCTCGGTATCGTTGTACCGAAAGGGAGTGAACCAATCGATATCGGGAAACTGCGAATCGAAGTAAATAACCGCCCATTTTTTACCGGTTCAAGTATGGAGACTTCATCGGCGTTGTGGAAGCGGTTCCCCGAAGGTGAGAAGACTGTTACAATTGTTTACGATAATCTATCGACTGATATCACCAGCGATTTTGCTTCCGGTTATGTAACACCGTTGGAGTTACGGTTTGAGCGGCTCTTTTCCCAAATCAAGCCGAGAGTACGTGTGTTAGATAAAGTGCCTTATGAACAATATCGCACTCGTGCCGGGAAGATTGCGGTCTTCGACTAAGATGGCGAATACCGTCCGTTTGAATAAACTGATCGCTGAACGAACCGGACTATCACGCCGCGCTGCCGATACTCTGATCGAATCTGGCAGAGTACAGGTAAATCGCCGGATTGCCCGTGCCGGAGAGCAGATTAATCCGGATAACGATATTGTTCTTTTGGATAGCAAACCACTTCCAGCTGTAACACCGATTCTCGTGTTTGCATTCCATAAACCACGCGGTTATGTTACCACATTACAAACCGGCTACGAACGCGGTCAACCGATTAGTAAACTGTTACCACCGGGTTTAGGGTTGAAACCGGCTGGACGGCTGGATGCCGAGAGCGAAGGTTTACTGATTGTTACAAACGACGGGGACCTTATCTATCGGATTACTCATCCCAGCCAGGAATTGGCAAAGGAATATCGGGTAACCCTCAACCGACCGCTGCATCGCTTGGATTTTGAGGAGCTTAGCAATGGTGTTGAGTTGGAAGATGGTTGGTGCCGACCGGATTGGTTGCAAGTCGAAGCGGGCTCGGATGTTTCCGTGCAACTGCACGAGGGGAGGAAACGCGAAGTCCGCAGAATGTTTCAAGCGTTGGGGTATCGAGTAGAAAGATTAATTAGGGTTCGCATCGGTGCAATTCAATTGGGGAACTTGCCAGCCGGGGAGTTACGGACTCTAACCAAAGATGAGTTGACTTCCATTAGTGGTAGGAATCGGGATTAATTGAAACGGGGGGAATCGTCACGATGACGCAGTTACATGAAGAAATGTCAATCGTTTCGGTTATCAGTAAGTATCCACAAACGATTCCGGTTATGCTCGATTATGGTATTCAATGTATCGGTTGCCGTCATGCTGAGTATGAATCATTACGTGAAGCTTGCCGGTGCAATGGAATTGCCGATTCCAAACGATTTCTTACAGATTTGAATAAAGCGATCGCTTCGATTCCACCCCAAGAGGAAATCGAACCACGAATCCTCTGTTACGAACACGACTCGAATGACGAACAGGAGTTTGCGGCGTAAGCGCCTTTGGCTTATGGAAACATCTACCGCTTCATCACGCGTATCACTGTATTGGGCGATTGCCAGTATCGTTGTTGCCGTTCTTATCGTTTTTTTTCAATATTACTTTTTCACACCACCACCCGATCCAAAATCACCTGTTTCGATTCGCATCGAACCCGGTAGCTCTACTCGCGATGTTGCCAGTATCCTCAAGGAAAACAAGCTAATCTGGAACGAAACACTGTTTTTGTTAACAGCGAAGTTAATTGGTGCTGATGTGCGAATTCAGCCTGGTTTATATCCGTTTGAACATAGTATGACCATGTTGGCGTTATTGGATCGCTTGGAGAAACCCGGTGGCGAGGGTGGGGTAGTTAAACTGCTGGAAGGCTGGACAATAGCCCAGTTTGCCAGTGAATTGAAATCGATCGGTATCGACTCCACCGAATTTATGGCAGCGGCAAAAAACAAAGTGCTGCTGGAGAGTTTTGGTATTGATGCGGACAATGCCGAAGGATACCTCTTTCCTGATACTTACAAAATGTTGGAAGGTACGACACCAGTCGAAGCGGTGAAGCGAATGTTGCGACGATTCCGGGAAGTGGTCCCCGATTCGCTTGAGCAACTTGCCCGAAGAAGATTCAATTTTTCGCTGCATGAGCTTGTCACGTTCGCATCGATTGTCGAAGCGGAAGTACAGAACCGTACCGAAGGACCTCTGGTATCGGCAGTGTACCATAACCGGTTGAAAAAAGGTATGCTACTCCAAGCCGATCCGACGATCCAGTATGTCCTCCCGGAAGGGCCGCGACGGTTGCTAACGAAAGACCTTTCTATCGACTCACCTTACAATACCTATTTATACAAAGGTCTGCCACCAGGCCCGATTTGCGCACCGGGAAAAGCGGCGTTTCAATCTTCTTTGAATCCCGCGCCGGTGAAGTATCTCTTTTTCGTTTCGCAGGCGGATGGCAGCCACGCCTTCAATGAGACGATTTCGGGTCACCTAAAATCGAAAGTTGTGTTGGACTCAGCCCGGGCTGTCGTCAAACAACGAAAACTCGCCGAACGAGATTCTTTACGACGGATTAAAGCCGCCGAATTACCTGCATCGGAGCGCTCGAAACTACGTGGCAATTAATTTATCCGAATTAAATCCGAAGCAACGCGATGCCGTTCTGCTCACGGAAGGGCCTGTACTCGTTATTGCCGGCGCGGGATCGGGCAAAACGAAAACCGTTGCGCATCGTATCGCATATCTGGTGGAAAATGGCTTAGCCCGCCCCTACGAAATTCTCGCTGTAACCTTTACCAATAAAGCTGCTGGCGAATTGAAAAACCGGGTCCAATCATTGTTAGCGGAATCCGATTTGCCGCCAGTTTTGAAATTTGGAGA
Protein-coding sequences here:
- a CDS encoding DUF1858 domain-containing protein; translated protein: MTQLHEEMSIVSVISKYPQTIPVMLDYGIQCIGCRHAEYESLREACRCNGIADSKRFLTDLNKAIASIPPQEEIEPRILCYEHDSNDEQEFAA
- a CDS encoding rRNA pseudouridine synthase yields the protein MNNIALVPGRLRSSTKMANTVRLNKLIAERTGLSRRAADTLIESGRVQVNRRIARAGEQINPDNDIVLLDSKPLPAVTPILVFAFHKPRGYVTTLQTGYERGQPISKLLPPGLGLKPAGRLDAESEGLLIVTNDGDLIYRITHPSQELAKEYRVTLNRPLHRLDFEELSNGVELEDGWCRPDWLQVEAGSDVSVQLHEGRKREVRRMFQALGYRVERLIRVRIGAIQLGNLPAGELRTLTKDELTSISGRNRD
- the mltG gene encoding endolytic transglycosylase MltG, which gives rise to MTNRSLRRKRLWLMETSTASSRVSLYWAIASIVVAVLIVFFQYYFFTPPPDPKSPVSIRIEPGSSTRDVASILKENKLIWNETLFLLTAKLIGADVRIQPGLYPFEHSMTMLALLDRLEKPGGEGGVVKLLEGWTIAQFASELKSIGIDSTEFMAAAKNKVLLESFGIDADNAEGYLFPDTYKMLEGTTPVEAVKRMLRRFREVVPDSLEQLARRRFNFSLHELVTFASIVEAEVQNRTEGPLVSAVYHNRLKKGMLLQADPTIQYVLPEGPRRLLTKDLSIDSPYNTYLYKGLPPGPICAPGKAAFQSSLNPAPVKYLFFVSQADGSHAFNETISGHLKSKVVLDSARAVVKQRKLAERDSLRRIKAAELPASERSKLRGN
- a CDS encoding slipin family protein → MIGEIGVFGLIVVVIGIFLIANMIRILKEYERGVIFRLGRLIDIKGPGLIILIPVIDQIVKVDLRVVTLDVPPQDIITRDNVSVQVSAVIFFRVMEPKKAVTEVQNYLFATSQFSQTTLRSILGQMELDDLLSEREKINLQLQEVIDRHTGPWGIKVTAVEVKQVDLPQEMKRAMSAQAEAERMRRAKIIAADGEFQASAKLAEAATVISVDPTALQLRYLQTLTEIAAENSSTIIFPLPIELFRAFMPSNKGS
- a CDS encoding PEGA domain-containing protein produces the protein MVIPFSIAIGLAYYFLIVAQREEPSGFVRVISEPTGALIFLDGASTQYHTDTVIPAVKQGNRKVMLDPAHWRTDPIYYSVEVKPNDTTTVKFVATRIETTDLKQISEDTNSFKPEMSQIVPNSRTPSNPMTSRTPRTMQTMQRVGAIQVVASKPGAEIFLNGLSTGKETPTTLEQLDPGSYEVSLKKAGFRSLPEKLMVTVDPDVGLAAAYFELVSENSEVEIQTLTIQTNPTGQSVSINGKRYGPTPISVQLPLGRYRIELIAATGYETPPPRDITLTKREATVLQIAYPKISGDAYLGIVVPKGSEPIDIGKLRIEVNNRPFFTGSSMETSSALWKRFPEGEKTVTIVYDNLSTDITSDFASGYVTPLELRFERLFSQIKPRVRVLDKVPYEQYRTRAGKIAVFD
- the gcvPA gene encoding aminomethyl-transferring glycine dehydrogenase subunit GcvPA yields the protein DSNTLLLRSEFYTAYTPYQPEVAQGTLQCIYEFQSLMTRLTGLPVSNASLYDGGTAIAEAIQLLRAFTKKDRIVVLGGVNPLYRQVVQTIIGASDPVVIEVPLTNGVTSVAELEKHLTPDTACLVLQQPNFLGQLEDAAGLIAAAKKLNIPSIVSTYPVSLGLLEAPGNYGADIVVGEGQCFGPGLNSGGPYVGIFACKKDYVRLMPGRIAGVTMDDQQRRGFVLTLQTREQHIRREKATSNICTNQGLMMLAALFNLSFLGKEGVKKVAYLSHQKALYLSGELAKVGLKPVYNGAFFNEFVIAPKCGGVKFIEAMLADGYLAGVDLGRFDNQFEGQVAVAVTELRDKAELDGYVAAAKKVS